One Odontesthes bonariensis isolate fOdoBon6 chromosome 17, fOdoBon6.hap1, whole genome shotgun sequence genomic window carries:
- the ythdf2 gene encoding YTH domain-containing family protein 2, with protein MSASSLLEQRPKGQANKVQNGAVTQKDTLNDDEFEPYLNTQARQSNAYTAMSDSYMPSYYSPSIGFSYSLNEAAWSTGGDPPMPYLASYGQLSNGEPHYLPDAMFGQPGPLGSNPFLGQHGFNFFPSGIDFSAWGNNSSQGQSGTPQSSGYSSSYAYAPSSLGGAMIDGPSPFAPAANEPLNKAPGMNSLDQGMAGLKIGGAGPGGNGEMAPKVVGSGLPGGGPLGSVSSVGPPSMPPVSLAPAKPTSWADIASKPAKPQPKLKTKGGMAGANLPPPPIKHNMDIGTWDNKGTMPKAATPQQVPSIPSNGQPSNQASPQPGATAAGNPQMPLSNGQLVPPVPQMGQHQLPPTGQPGMVPMPQAPLSQGPPPPNQQQQPSQPIRWVPPRNRANGFGDAGGSGTGQSPPTPSGVGVVPGVPSEPHPVLEKLRMVNNYNPKDFDWNLKQGRVFIIKSYSEDDIHRSIKYNIWCSTEHGNKRLDAAYRSLGGKGPLYLLFSVNGSGHFCGVAEMRSPVDYNTSAGVWSQDKWKGRFDVRWIFVKDVPNSQLRHIRLENNENKPVTNSRDTQEVPLDKARQVLKIIAGYKHTTSIFDDFSHYEKRQEEEECVKKVEVQGSEPYPSNPSNRSHYRLQERQGRVK; from the exons ATGTCAGCCAGCAGCCTTCTTGAACAG AGACCGAAAGGCCAAGCTAATAAAG TGCAAAACGGAGCCGTGACCCAAAAGGATACCTTGAATGACGATGAGTTTGAGCCTTACCTGAATACTCAGGCCAGACAG AGCAATGCCTATACGGCCATGTCGGACTCGTACATGCCCAGCTACTACAGCCCCTCCATTGGATTTTCCTACTCCCTGAATGAGGCAGCGTGGTCCACAGGTGGGGACCCTCCTATGCCTTACCTGGCCTCCTATGGACAGCTGAGCAATGGGGAACCCCACTACCTCCCGGACGCTATGTTTGGCCAGCCAGGCCCGCTGGGGAGCAACCCATTCCTTGGCCAACATGGATTCAACTTTTTTCCAAGTGGCATCGACTTCTCAGCGTGGGGCAATAACAGCTCTCAGGGACAGTCGGGGACACCACAGAGCTCTGGCTACAGCAGCAGCTATGCCTATGCTCCCAGCTCACTTGGGGGTGCCATGATTGATGGACCGTCTCCATTTGCACCTGCTGCCAACGAACCCCTGAACAAGGCACCTGGTATGAACAGCCTTGACCAGGGCATGGCGGGGCTTAAGATTGGTGGTGCCGGCCCAGGTGGTAATGGGGAAATGGCTCCAAAGGTGGTTGGCTCTGGCTTACCTGGTGGGGGCCCCCTTGGTTCTGTATCCTCTGTTGGACCTCCCAGCATGCCTCCTGTCTCACTTGCCCCTGCCAAGCCCACTTCCTGGGCCGACATTGCCAGCAAACCAGCCAAGCCTCAGCCCAAGCTTAAAACCAAGGGTGGCATGGCAGGTGCCAATTTGCCTCCTCCGCCCATCAAACACAACATGGACATTGGCACTTGGGACAACAAGGGCACCATGCCTAAAGCTGCCACTCCTCAGCAGGTGCCCTCTATTCCCAGCAACGGGCAGCCGTCGAATCAGGCTTCACCACAGCCTGGTGCTACAGCTGCAGGTAACCCACAAATGCCCCTGAGCAATGGACAGCTGGTTCCACCTGTGCCCCAGATGGGGCAGCATCAACTTCCACCTACTGGTCAGCCAGGTATGGTTCCAATGCCTCAGGCTCCTCTCTCCCAGGGTCCTCCTCCACCAAACCAACAGCAGCAACCTTCTCAGCCTATTCGCTGGGTCCCTCCACGAAACCGGGCCAATGGATTTGGGGATGCAGGTGGGAGTGGAACGGGCCAGTCACCTCCCACTCCTTCAGGTGTGGGTGTGGTTCCTGGGGTCCCTTCAGAACCTCACCCTGTTTTAGAGAAGTTGCGCATGGTCAACAATTATAACCCCAAGGACTTTGACTGGAATCTAAAGCAGGGCCGGGTGTTCATCATCAAGAGCTACTCCGAGGACGACATCCACCGCTCCATCAAGTACAATATTTGGTGCAGCACGGAGCATGGCAACAAGAGGCTTGATGCAGCTTACCGTTCACTGGGTGGCAAAGGGCCGCTTTATCTTCTGTTCAGTGTCAATGGGAGTGGTCACTTCTGTGGTGTGGCAGAGATGCGCTCACCCGTGGACTACAACACGTCTGCTGGCGTGTGGTCACAGGACAAGTGGAAGGGCCGTTTTGATGTGCGCTGGATCTTTGTTAAGGACGTTCCCAACAGTCAGCTGAGGCACATTCGATTGGAGAACAACGAAAATAAGCCAGTGACCAACTCTCGGGACACACAGGAGGTGCCGCTGGACAAGGCCAGGCAGGTGTTAAAGATCATCGCTGGATATAAACACACCACCTCCATCTTCGATGACTTTTCTCACTACGAGAAGCGTCAAGAGGAGGAAGAGTGtgtgaaaaag GTGGAGGTCCAAGGCAGTGAGCCATATCCCAGCAACCCAAGCAACAGGAGTCATTACAGGCTTCAG gagCGCCAAGGACGAGTCAAGTAG
- the vgll2b gene encoding transcription cofactor vestigial-like protein 2b isoform X1 encodes MSCLDVMYPAYGHYAPYAPTAPAFINSLQAPTGLSSTLPRSRDFMDTPSVPEGMSGGPGTGGSTSSTSSSSSSSSSYTPAASRPEEGPKGKQEAPEAEYLTSRCVLFTYYQGDISSVVDEHFSRALSSYMDGEGKRRVSDQQGTDSPSPSSRRSFPPSFWDSSYSSPQSRPHCETGAPSYSIDPYASGLHPGLPHPHAHPHPHAHPHPHPHPPESWGYPQAQAYGPPRPLHELYSPSALDPHYGPLLMPTVRPPHLPTLPSHYEVSKLEPTASWPSLLPPGDASSSTRKARSYTGSNEPFSHTDLPLPDPISPWTCSAIEAACVFIPLHTHCIPIYPPPSLCS; translated from the exons ATGAGCTGTTTGGATGTTATGTACCCAGCCTATGGACATTACGCACCGTACGCACCGACTGCTCCTGCTTTTATCAATAGCTTACAG GCTCCCACAGGTCTGAGCAGCACTTTGCCGCGCAGTCGGGATTTTATGGACACTCCCAGCGTTCCCGAAGGGATGTCTGGGGGCCCAGGCACTGGAGGATCAACTTCCTCCACATCTTCAtccagctcttcttcttcttcttacacCCCTGCGGCATCAAGGCCAGAGGAGGGCCCAAAGGGGAAGCAGGAGGCCCCCGAGGCAGAATACCTGACTTCTCGCTGTGTACTCTTCACTTACTACCAAGGAGACATCAGCAGCGTGGTGGATGAGCACTTCTCCAGGGCCCTCAGCTCCTATATGGATGGAGAGGGCAAGCGGCGAGTGTCAGACCAACAGGGCACAG ACAGTCCTTCACCTAGCAGCCGACGAAGCTTCCCCCCGTCCTTCTGGGACAGCAGCTACTCATCACCTCAGAGCCGCCCCCACTGTGAGACGGGTGCACCCTCCTATTCCATAGACCCATACGCATCGGGGCTACATCCGGGCCTTCCGCACCCACATGCTCATCCTCATCCACACGCTCATCCTCACCCCCACCCTCACCCTCCGGAGAGCTGGGGATATCCTCAGGCCCAGGCCTATGGCCCCCCACGGCCTCTTCATGAACTGTATTCACCGTCAGCTTTGGATCCCCACTACGGGCCCCTGCTCATGCCCACTGTGAGGCCGCCTCATCTCCCTACTTTGCCAAGCCACTATGAAGTAAGCAAGCTGGAGCCCACCGCCTCGTGGCCCAGCCTGCTTCCGCCTGGAGAT GCCTCCAGCAGCACAAGAAAGGCAAGGAGCTATACTGGTTCTAACGAGCCCTTCAGTCACACTGACCTGCCATTACCAGATCCAATTAGTCCCTGGACCTGCTCCGCTATTGAAGCAGCGTGTGTCTTTATCCCCCTTCACACACACTGCATCCCCATCTATCCACCCCCTTCTCTCTGCTCTTAG
- the vgll2b gene encoding transcription cofactor vestigial-like protein 2b isoform X2, with protein MSCLDVMYPAYGHYAPYAPTAPAFINSLQAPTGLSSTLPRSRDFMDTPSVPEGMSGGPGTGGSTSSTSSSSSSSSSYTPAASRPEEGPKGKQEAPEAEYLTSRCVLFTYYQGDISSVVDEHFSRALSSYMDGEGKRRVSDQQGTDSPSPSSRRSFPPSFWDSSYSSPQSRPHCETGAPSYSIDPYASGLHPGLPHPHAHPHPHAHPHPHPHPPESWGYPQAQAYGPPRPLHELYSPSALDPHYGPLLMPTVRPPHLPTLPSHYEVSKLEPTASWPSLLPPGDVSQTLALNMDAGLQQHKKGKELYWF; from the exons ATGAGCTGTTTGGATGTTATGTACCCAGCCTATGGACATTACGCACCGTACGCACCGACTGCTCCTGCTTTTATCAATAGCTTACAG GCTCCCACAGGTCTGAGCAGCACTTTGCCGCGCAGTCGGGATTTTATGGACACTCCCAGCGTTCCCGAAGGGATGTCTGGGGGCCCAGGCACTGGAGGATCAACTTCCTCCACATCTTCAtccagctcttcttcttcttcttacacCCCTGCGGCATCAAGGCCAGAGGAGGGCCCAAAGGGGAAGCAGGAGGCCCCCGAGGCAGAATACCTGACTTCTCGCTGTGTACTCTTCACTTACTACCAAGGAGACATCAGCAGCGTGGTGGATGAGCACTTCTCCAGGGCCCTCAGCTCCTATATGGATGGAGAGGGCAAGCGGCGAGTGTCAGACCAACAGGGCACAG ACAGTCCTTCACCTAGCAGCCGACGAAGCTTCCCCCCGTCCTTCTGGGACAGCAGCTACTCATCACCTCAGAGCCGCCCCCACTGTGAGACGGGTGCACCCTCCTATTCCATAGACCCATACGCATCGGGGCTACATCCGGGCCTTCCGCACCCACATGCTCATCCTCATCCACACGCTCATCCTCACCCCCACCCTCACCCTCCGGAGAGCTGGGGATATCCTCAGGCCCAGGCCTATGGCCCCCCACGGCCTCTTCATGAACTGTATTCACCGTCAGCTTTGGATCCCCACTACGGGCCCCTGCTCATGCCCACTGTGAGGCCGCCTCATCTCCCTACTTTGCCAAGCCACTATGAAGTAAGCAAGCTGGAGCCCACCGCCTCGTGGCCCAGCCTGCTTCCGCCTGGAGATGTAAGCCAGACTCTGGCGCTCAACATGGATGCAG GCCTCCAGCAGCACAAGAAAGGCAAGGAGCTATACTGGTTCTAA